A section of the Roseomonas marmotae genome encodes:
- a CDS encoding quinone oxidoreductase family protein, with protein sequence MNHAIRVHAHGGPENMVWEEVPLPTPKPDEALVRHEAVGLNYIDVYFRTGLYKVPQLPVTLGMEGAGVVEAVGAEVTNLRPGDRVAYAMALGAYCEARTIKADRLVKLPDAIDFRTGAAMMLQGMTAQYLLRRTFPVKAGQTILVHAAAGGVGLILCQWAKALGCTVIGTVSTEAKAELARQNGADHVLIAGQDNLPARVKEITGGAMLPVVYDSVGRDTFMDSLDCLAPFGTMVCYGNASGPVPPFDIGILAAKGSLYLTRPTLATYTARPADLEATAADLFAAVQSGAVKIRINQTYALKDAAEAHRALEARQTTGSTVLIP encoded by the coding sequence ATGAACCATGCCATCCGCGTCCATGCCCATGGCGGCCCAGAGAACATGGTCTGGGAGGAAGTGCCCCTGCCGACCCCCAAGCCGGATGAGGCTCTGGTGCGCCATGAGGCGGTCGGGCTGAACTATATCGACGTCTATTTCCGTACCGGCCTCTACAAGGTGCCGCAGCTTCCCGTCACCCTGGGGATGGAGGGTGCGGGCGTCGTCGAAGCCGTGGGCGCAGAGGTGACGAACCTGAGGCCCGGCGACCGCGTGGCCTATGCCATGGCGCTGGGCGCCTATTGCGAGGCGCGCACCATCAAGGCGGACCGGCTGGTGAAGCTGCCGGATGCCATCGACTTCCGGACCGGCGCGGCCATGATGCTGCAGGGGATGACCGCCCAGTACCTGCTGCGCCGCACCTTTCCGGTGAAGGCGGGGCAGACCATCCTGGTGCATGCGGCGGCCGGCGGCGTCGGCCTGATCCTGTGCCAATGGGCCAAGGCGCTGGGCTGCACCGTCATCGGCACCGTCTCCACCGAGGCCAAGGCGGAGCTGGCGCGGCAGAACGGCGCCGACCACGTGCTGATCGCCGGCCAGGACAACCTGCCGGCGCGGGTGAAGGAGATCACCGGCGGCGCCATGCTGCCCGTGGTCTATGACAGCGTGGGCCGCGACACCTTCATGGATTCGCTGGACTGCCTGGCGCCCTTCGGCACCATGGTCTGCTACGGCAATGCCTCCGGCCCCGTGCCGCCCTTCGACATCGGTATCCTGGCCGCCAAGGGCTCGCTCTACCTGACGCGGCCGACGCTGGCCACCTATACTGCCCGCCCGGCGGATCTGGAGGCCACGGCGGCCGACCTCTTCGCCGCCGTGCAGTCCGGGGCGGTGAAGATCCGCATCAACCAGACCTATGCGCTGAAGGACGCCGCCGAGGCCCACCGGGCGCTGGAAGCCCGCCAGACCACCGGCAGCACCGTCCTCATTCCCTGA
- a CDS encoding CDP-glycerol glycerophosphotransferase family protein: protein MHFHFILDEIQYNDLLSPMIAEARRRRHLVTTSLRCATRYDADAYVGLQDVALLGCPRPRVFMTHGLGLAKRGHLTLDVDLLLLPYGRDTGIIDDQAAAPGNRMTTVHGLGSPKIDLLARRRQSAPALRRRLREIYGFDARPIIGYCPTWRHDGTLHHAQRAHRLREAEALLERDFNVVVLPHALEHDKSEVEELHFQPSAALSRLDHLVALDCAVTDTSGIGFELCAIGMPMVLLDNPAEPDYLLARMLERPVPIDYGPVCTLETLSAAVASALAHPEAHAARRDYWAQMAFGPRDGRAAERVIDAITEFAISQRPRFIPAAGAPMPLQDYRAARHRFRSARPWMVRGGVPCLPLEDRAGSVFYGPYQPLGAGRFALEVDLEASGTAPLELQVDTEGGRRVLARMPVQGRVRASLPFTVPPALAGNSFEFRLRQPAPAEGEVLMHAFRLLQVALPEPEMTLPPENRPPPAEVVKIVEVEVKVEVPVAPPRPEPLPDPAWAEVAGFLEAQVAPASRVLAPEAFRPWLPEQARMDSYGHAPPPGEGPGREGDYDWVVLHKGWLDSLSLPLLLQLKEAARPVMANAVFIVWRATELPDRHQSAHVQAFLERLRVMDMQSFFAKLAARPDAEGGGPEASPEGAEPLRE, encoded by the coding sequence ATGCATTTTCACTTCATCCTCGATGAGATCCAGTACAACGACCTGCTCTCGCCGATGATCGCCGAGGCGCGCAGGCGCCGGCATCTCGTGACCACCAGCCTGCGCTGCGCCACGCGCTATGACGCCGATGCCTATGTCGGCCTGCAGGATGTCGCGCTGCTGGGCTGCCCGCGGCCGCGCGTCTTCATGACCCATGGCCTGGGCCTCGCCAAGCGCGGCCACCTGACCCTGGATGTCGACCTGCTGCTGCTGCCCTATGGGCGCGATACCGGCATCATCGACGACCAGGCCGCAGCCCCCGGCAACCGGATGACGACGGTGCATGGCCTCGGCTCCCCCAAGATCGACCTGCTGGCGCGGCGCCGCCAGAGCGCCCCGGCCCTGCGCCGGCGGCTGCGCGAGATCTATGGCTTCGACGCGCGCCCGATCATCGGCTACTGCCCGACCTGGCGGCATGACGGCACCCTGCACCACGCCCAGCGCGCCCACCGGCTGCGGGAGGCCGAGGCGCTGCTGGAGCGCGACTTCAACGTCGTCGTCCTCCCCCATGCGCTGGAGCACGACAAGAGTGAGGTGGAGGAACTGCACTTCCAGCCCTCCGCCGCGCTTTCCCGCCTCGACCATCTGGTGGCATTGGACTGCGCGGTGACGGATACCTCCGGCATCGGCTTCGAGCTTTGCGCCATCGGCATGCCGATGGTGCTGCTCGATAACCCCGCGGAGCCCGACTATCTGCTGGCGCGGATGCTGGAGCGGCCGGTGCCGATCGATTATGGCCCGGTCTGCACCCTGGAAACGCTGAGCGCGGCCGTGGCCAGCGCCCTGGCGCATCCCGAGGCTCATGCGGCCCGGCGCGACTACTGGGCCCAGATGGCCTTCGGCCCGCGCGACGGCCGCGCGGCCGAGCGGGTGATCGACGCCATCACGGAATTCGCCATCAGCCAGCGCCCGCGCTTCATCCCCGCCGCCGGCGCGCCGATGCCGCTGCAGGACTACCGGGCCGCGCGGCATCGCTTCCGGTCCGCCCGCCCCTGGATGGTGAGGGGCGGCGTGCCCTGCCTGCCGCTGGAGGACCGGGCCGGCAGCGTCTTCTACGGGCCTTACCAGCCCCTCGGCGCCGGCCGCTTCGCGCTGGAGGTGGATCTGGAGGCCAGCGGCACCGCACCCCTGGAATTGCAGGTGGATACCGAGGGCGGCCGCAGGGTGCTGGCGCGGATGCCGGTGCAGGGCCGGGTGCGGGCCTCACTGCCCTTCACCGTGCCGCCGGCGCTGGCCGGCAATTCCTTCGAGTTCCGGCTGCGGCAGCCGGCCCCGGCCGAGGGGGAGGTGCTGATGCATGCCTTCCGCCTGTTGCAGGTCGCCCTGCCCGAGCCGGAGATGACGCTGCCGCCGGAGAACCGGCCCCCGCCGGCCGAGGTGGTGAAGATCGTCGAGGTGGAAGTGAAGGTGGAGGTGCCCGTCGCGCCGCCACGGCCGGAGCCGTTGCCCGACCCGGCCTGGGCCGAGGTCGCCGGCTTCCTGGAGGCGCAGGTGGCGCCCGCCAGCCGCGTGCTGGCGCCTGAGGCCTTCCGCCCCTGGCTGCCCGAGCAGGCGCGGATGGACAGCTATGGCCATGCCCCGCCCCCCGGCGAGGGGCCGGGGCGGGAGGGGGATTACGACTGGGTGGTGCTGCACAAGGGCTGGCTGGACAGCCTGTCCCTGCCGCTGCTGCTCCAGTTGAAGGAGGCGGCGCGGCCGGTGATGGCCAATGCGGTCTTCATCGTCTGGCGCGCCACGGAGCTGCCGGACCGGCACCAGAGCGCCCATGTCCAGGCCTTCCTGGAGCGCCTGCGGGTGATGGATATGCAGAGCTTCTTCGCGAAGCTGGCGGCCCGGCCCGACGCGGAGGGCGGCGGGCCCGAGGCCAGCCCGGAAGGGGCTGAGCCCCTCAGGGAATGA